The genome window gccACGTTACAATCTCACAAGTGGGATTTTTGTATTTCAGTTTTATTAATTCAGGGAAacccattgagaccagggtctcatttaTGCTGCCATGAGGACAACAATGCAAACAAAATGatcaatacaaataaaataaactacAAATTACAGATTCAACCATACAGCTTCAAACACCACAGATACAATTATTCACATTCAATCCAAACATTTGCAATTCTCATTCAATGAATTCAACATTTGCGTACTAAACTGCCCTAAAGTCACCAGCGAGTCAAGATGTAGGGAGTTTTGTAGGCTATTCCAAAAATTGGGGGCACTAAAACTGAAGGCGGATTACCTAGATCACTATGTACTAGTGGAACCTCGAGTTAACCGTCCCTGTGAACACGTTTGGTGTctcatgtttaaaaaaatgaacAGTGAAGTGAGGTTGGTCGGAAGCTTGCAAAGCTCTGCTTTGGTGCATAATAGGGCTTTTCAGGCATGGTTCCCTTGAGCGCATTTAATATGTTTAATTCAAcagctgaaaaccctcccacttgctggccaacagattatctcgtggagttttcattcagtagggttttcagtacatttatcttaaacCATCCTTTTAAATATGGTCTGCCTTTTAATTAGAATTTTGTCAACAGACTCACTAGAATACATTGAGAGAAGGGGTTCAGAATGTAGGGATCAATGATATAAAGCcatctaaatatatgcatattcgtctctgtttcagcaccaactggtagatttaaaaatacttggatcttgtatattattatttaggcacatttttgggttaggaaagtatgtatTGAATCATAAGGAAAACAATGGTTTGAACGGTCTTTACACAATAAATATATTGAGGAATCAAAACTTAGTGGTTTGATTTATCCTGAAAGTTGTCACATTCAAGTTCCATGCATGAAATATTGGAACATGGAAAAAAGTGTACAATAAGGTTTGAACAAttgtcctataaatctaccctaatccTTTCTAATCATCAGTTGTATGACAAAGGTCCAATCATCATGAAACGTGCTACATGTGGTCTGAGTTCcatgattcaaataggctacaaaTGATTGCACAacgttagcctaatatgatccaTTAATGCTAGCATCCTTCAGGAACAACTACACAGacttgacagaggaaagaaaggtcaACGGAATGGAATGACGCCAAATGTAAGCTACAAATTGAAGAATACTGACACTAAAGTGACAGCTATAAATGTATGTGGGTACTACTGACAGTGGTTCCCGATAGTGGCTAATACTGAACATGATACAAATGGTAAAAAGCCCCGGAGTATAATTAAAATGTTCTAAACCACAAACATCAATTTGGCAGGTTCAGCTCTAAAGAAGCCTATACCTTGGGTCTCCAATTTTCATCAACGCAAATTATCAGGGTACACAGTTAATATTCTGGATAATGGCACGACTATTTATAGCCTACTTCACTGTGTAAAATGGGCAGCAATTACATATTACGTTGATATATGATTTTCAGTTTGCGTCCATATGGCTGGTTTCACATTCATCATTAGGGATCATAAGGAaattaccattccagtgttttacttgccatattgtatttactttgccaccatggtctttttttgcctttacctcccttatctcacctcatttgctcacattgtacatagacttatttttctactgtattattgactgtatatttgttttactccatgtgtaactctgtgttgttgtatgttgtcgaactgctttgctttatcttggccaggtcacaattgtaaatgagaacttgttctcaacttgcctacctggttaaataaaggtgaaataaaaataaataaaaataaaaaaagtatctAAAACAATTATGTGTATTTATAAACGCCTTCTCAAAATGGATTActaatttacctagctcttatcaatagttcTTATCAATTTATAATTTACAGTTCATGAAGAATGCTATTATTTCTATCAGAAAAAATAAAGTAGATGCTTTTCCCACTTAGACAGGCATGTTTGCTCGACCTTATTCATGGTTCCTCCATGTCTAAAGGTGGTGGAGTTATGagagaattaagtcaaggtcagaatatggcATCTGTAGACACAACTCTGCCACACCTTCATTTCTTAGATCTCCACCCCAAACATTCTATTCTCATGATTAAATTCAaggtcacatgactgggaatacagaactTAAAacaaaggtaggggcgtggatcagaaaaccagtcagtatctggtgtgaccaccatttgtctcatgcagcgcgacacatctccttccatAGAATTCATCAGGCTGTTAAATGTGGCTTGTGGAAtactgtcccactcctcttcaatggctgtgcgaaattGCTGGATAtttgcgggaactggaacacgctgttatacacatcgatccagagcatcccaaacatgctcaatgggtgacatgtctggtgagtatgcaggccatggaagaactggaacgttttcagcttccaggaactgtgaacagatccttgcgacatggggccgtacaTTATCATAAAGTGATGAtgggcatgacaatgggcctcaggatcccgTCAGGGTatgtctgtgcattcaaattgccatcaataaaatgcaattgtgttcattgtccatagcttatgactgcccataccataaccacaccgccaccatggggcagtcTATTCACAACAtgcacatcagcaaaccgctctcccAAATGACGCAATACcttcccggtacagttgaaaccgggatacatctgtgaagagcacacttctacaGCGTgctagtggccatcgaaggtgagcatttgcccagtGATGTCGGTTACAACGCCAAACTGCATTTAGGTTAAGACCCTGTTGAACATGCAGCTTTCCCTGAAACGGTTTCTGTGGAAAtgtttcagttgtgcaaacccacagtttcatcaactgtccgggtggctggtctcagacgatcccgtaggtgaagaagctggatgtggtgtggttacacatggtctgcggttgaggcCGTTTGGATATAATGCCAAATGCTCTAAAACtacggcggcttatggtagacaaattaacattaaattgtcTGGAAACAGCtccggtggacattcctgcagtcagcattccaattgcacactccttcaaaatttgagacatctgtggcattgtgttgtgtgacaaaacagcacattttagagtagccttttattgttcccagcacaaggtgcacctgtgtaatgatcatgactgtttgatcagcttcttgatatgccacacctgtcaggtggatggattatcttgacaaatgagaaatgatcactaacagggatgtaaacacatttgtgcacaaaatttgagagaaattatatttttctgtgtatggaacatttctgggatcttttatttcagctcatgaaacatgggaccaacactttacatgttgcatttatatatttgttcagtgcatttctactactgtacattgtatTTTAGTTCAACTGTTTTGTACAAACAGCATATGTATTTATATACTGGATTGTTGACATAGCTCACTCTAATCgctcttgcactggctctatgcacactcactagactctacccacacactcacacatactacactggcactccaacacacactacatacgctcaaacacacacacacacatgcatattgacgccacacacacacacacacactcacacacacacacacacacatacacacttttcACATATGCTGCAGCTACATGTTTATTAttatatcctgattgcctagtaaTTTTTACCCCCAACCAACATGTGCATAcagtattacctcaactacctcctaCCCCTGCAATATCTACTTGGTAGTcattgtatatagcctctttattgttattttcttgtgttattatttccttttttatttagctTTTTTccccttactttttaactctgtgttgttgggaatgggctcataagtaagcatttcactgttgtattgggcggcatgtgaccaatacattttgatttggtttgatttcatatatctactgctgtacatgtcATATATCAAGTTCATCCGGTGTAGCTATGCAgagattgcatttggattactgttatAGTGCTATTTGTGTTGTTAATTGGATTGTTTCTGAAATGtcttaatttctttctttttaaTTTTGGGATTATATGTGTATTATTTTGTACTGCTATGTAGcctattactgcattgttggagctgcACCTGAgttaacatctgcaaatctgtaaTTGGGAATAATAAACGTTGATTTGGGTTTGATTTATCTTACACTTATCAGAATTAAATTAAGCTATGCACATGCCCGTACAGAGAAGATTGCCGATGTACATACTGACAAACAATAGGTTACATCTAAACCACAACATTtgtgtgtgtaaccgatgtgaaatggctagttagttagctgtggtgcgcgctaatagcgtttcaatcggtgacgtcactcgctctgagacttgcagtagggtttccccttgcgttgcgaGGGCCGCggctttgtggcgcgatgggtaacgatgcttcttgTGTGtctagttgttgatgtgtgcaagggtctcTGGtacgagcccaggttggggcgaagagatcgacggaacctacactgttacatgtgCATAAGCAAATTGTTCAGCTGGAAGTTGTTATGCAGTGTTGTAACATTACACACGAGTAAGACTAAATAGAAAAGAAAGGTTGTGATATAAGATATACTTGAATGATAAAATAGACTTTAATCTCTGCACATCTTTAAACAAATTATTTACAAACATCCCAcccaagatttaaaaaaaaaatggattgcACTTTGGATTTGTAATTGTTTGAGTCGAAAGTTCagtctgtagtctatagtctttaGTAGAAATGTGCGTTGGACATCATTGGGTGGGGGTGCTGATGATAAGAAACCATCTGTTGCACCATGTACATCGCGTGGTTGGCAGCGGTGTATGATAGGTGCTGTCCACCGAAGCCGTGGTACTGAAATGGGCGTATGGGCTGGAATATCATCGGAGACTGGGCGGGAGCGAGGTACTCAGCGCGGAAGTCTTGGACTTCCCGTTTCTGTTTCATCCTCCTGTTCTGAAACCAAGTTCTCACCTAAAACACGAAACACAACATAAAAGCCATTAGAACCAAAGCAGCACTAGTATAATCGAATGAAATAGTCTTACAGCACAATGTATAATGTGCATAAATTACATTGAGTTTTGTATTCTAGTTTTACCTGAGTTTCAGAGAGGTTTAACTTCCGTGCCGTTTTGACTCTATTTCCAGCATCTGGATATTTGTGCTTGTTGAATATCTTCTCCATCTTTTCAATCTGCGACGGTGTGAACCTAGTACGCACACGTCGTTgggctccgtctctctcttcctcgctctcctcTTCCACGGAGGGGCATTCCGAGGAGGCAGCCTCACTATCATACCCCGAGGAGTACTCACTGTTTTCTGAAACTGTGAAAAAATATCAGTCAATAAAATGCTCTTCAATAAAAAAAACACGATTTAAATGTGTTGCAACACCACGTTTTTACATGTAAAATGAATATAAATGTTAACGTATAGTAGCCTACTTTAACTTACGATTTGGGGAAGAGCAGCTTGACGGATGCAGAGGTGAGCTCCATCTGGATTCCAGATTTGTGGGTTTTTCAGTGGAATTCGTGA of Salmo salar chromosome ssa01, Ssal_v3.1, whole genome shotgun sequence contains these proteins:
- the LOC106605339 gene encoding homeobox protein vent1, giving the protein MEANIFNNFTVDWLAKSHHDTIRKEEPMDTMLTHFKPHVPCMVQPRPPTSYNKVYLQPKPKTTRFEFTNSTEKPTNLESRWSSPLHPSSCSSPNLSENSEYSSGYDSEAASSECPSVEEESEEERDGAQRRVRTRFTPSQIEKMEKIFNKHKYPDAGNRVKTARKLNLSETQVRTWFQNRRMKQKREVQDFRAEYLAPAQSPMIFQPIRPFQYHGFGGQHLSYTAANHAMYMVQQMVSYHQHPHPMMSNAHFY